A genomic region of Streptomyces sp. R33 contains the following coding sequences:
- a CDS encoding TetR/AcrR family transcriptional regulator — protein MPTSARPSNRFERRRAETRGALVRAARQILAETGDTSVSIQVIAERADVGFGSFYNHFDSKTELFEAAVQDALEEFGQTFDERLAGIDDPAELVATGFRLSARMAESHPELMQVLRRRGLGHIHSDNGLARRARRDVEVGMASGRFTAVDPIVALSALGGTLLSLVELRFARPDVDGDDAAVNLAEMVLRMLGVPPDDAHEVARRPLPDLA, from the coding sequence ATGCCTACGTCAGCCCGGCCCAGCAACCGATTCGAGCGGCGTCGCGCCGAGACCCGCGGAGCTCTCGTCCGCGCGGCCCGCCAGATACTCGCCGAGACCGGGGACACCAGCGTCAGCATCCAGGTGATCGCCGAGCGCGCAGACGTCGGCTTCGGCTCGTTCTACAACCACTTCGACTCCAAGACGGAGCTGTTCGAGGCCGCGGTGCAGGACGCGCTGGAGGAGTTCGGCCAGACCTTCGACGAGCGCCTGGCCGGCATCGACGACCCCGCGGAGCTCGTCGCGACGGGCTTCCGGCTCAGCGCCCGCATGGCCGAGTCGCACCCGGAGTTGATGCAGGTGCTGCGCCGTCGCGGCCTGGGCCACATCCACTCGGACAACGGCCTGGCCCGACGGGCCCGCCGGGACGTCGAGGTCGGCATGGCCTCCGGCCGCTTCACCGCCGTCGACCCGATAGTGGCCCTGTCCGCACTGGGTGGAACCCTGCTGTCCCTGGTAGAGCTGAGATTCGCCCGCCCCGACGTGGACGGCGATGACGCCGCGGTGAACCTCGCCGAGATGGTCCTGCGCATGCTGGGCGTCCCGCCGGACGACGCCCACGAGGTCGCCCGGCGCCCCCTCCCCGACCTCGCCTGA
- a CDS encoding VOC family protein: MSETRVNAVGVPDVRTAHQDLHSAQGALRGEHPGRSRNPLIKVADLAWLEFEKRDLDRAEVFARDFGFGIAARSESELWLRGTFAGSPCMVIRRGRTSHFIGPAFRAAERADLDRLARATGASVRDADVPGGGKAVDLIDPSGFPVRVVHCGQELPALPEQQPLLLNFGTDHRRTNVTQRPPREPSRIQRLGHVVLETRVFGRALDWYLDTLGMIVSDFLFLDGQRGRGPTMAFIRCDQGSRAVDHHTLAMHLGPGNGYVHSAYQVTDLDSIAAGGEYLAERGYQRSWGIGRHIQGSQLFDYWRDPDRFMLEHFADGDLFSCDLEPGWAPMSTTGLAQWGPPATRDFLGASPSPQRVRDVIEALRGDNEMDPARLLGLLKAAKS, translated from the coding sequence ATGTCCGAAACCCGCGTCAACGCAGTCGGCGTCCCGGACGTCAGGACGGCCCATCAGGACCTCCACAGCGCGCAGGGCGCCCTGCGCGGCGAACATCCCGGGCGCTCCCGCAACCCCCTGATCAAGGTGGCCGACCTGGCATGGCTGGAGTTCGAGAAGCGCGACCTGGACCGGGCCGAGGTCTTCGCCCGGGACTTCGGCTTCGGTATCGCCGCCCGGAGCGAGAGCGAGCTGTGGCTGCGGGGCACCTTCGCCGGCTCGCCGTGCATGGTGATCCGGCGCGGCCGGACCTCCCATTTCATCGGCCCGGCGTTCCGCGCCGCCGAGCGGGCCGACCTGGACCGGCTGGCCCGAGCCACGGGCGCGTCCGTACGGGACGCGGACGTGCCCGGCGGCGGCAAGGCGGTCGACCTGATCGACCCCTCCGGCTTCCCAGTCCGGGTCGTGCACTGCGGTCAGGAACTTCCGGCGCTGCCCGAGCAGCAGCCGCTTCTGCTCAACTTCGGCACCGATCACCGTCGCACGAACGTCACCCAGCGCCCGCCGCGTGAACCCTCCCGCATCCAGCGCCTGGGCCATGTGGTCCTGGAGACAAGGGTGTTCGGGCGCGCCCTGGACTGGTACCTGGACACCCTCGGGATGATCGTGTCCGACTTCCTGTTCCTGGACGGCCAGCGCGGCCGTGGCCCGACGATGGCGTTCATCCGCTGTGACCAGGGCAGCCGGGCCGTTGACCACCACACGCTGGCCATGCACCTGGGCCCGGGCAACGGCTACGTCCACTCCGCCTACCAGGTGACCGACCTCGACTCGATCGCCGCAGGCGGCGAGTACCTGGCCGAGCGCGGCTACCAGCGCAGCTGGGGCATCGGCCGGCACATCCAGGGCAGCCAGCTCTTCGACTACTGGCGCGACCCCGACCGTTTCATGCTGGAGCACTTCGCAGACGGCGACCTGTTCTCCTGCGACCTGGAGCCCGGCTGGGCACCCATGTCGACCACCGGCCTCGCCCAGTGGGGACCTCCTGCCACCCGTGACTTCCTCGGCGCGAGCCCCTCCCCGCAGCGGGTCCGTGACGTCATCGAAGCCCTGCGAGGCGACAACGAGATGGACCCGGCACGCCTGCTGGGCCTGCTCAAAGCCGCCAAGTCCTGA
- a CDS encoding fumarylacetoacetate hydrolase family protein, translating to MSTNVLRTADGWWVLRGDRAVPVDTKAATTAELIADRAAVREAALSGEAGTPVADLVALSPVTTPCRVVAQMVNYRSHARDSGFTGDIPPAFFRKASGSVSGPGEAIVRPSHVKFLDYEIELGLVMGAPLPVGTVVEERDLPSYVAGLVITNDVSAREVQLTKTQFYESKSYPTFTPAGPYLALLEPEDFARFLDLRLRLSVNGELRQDRTLADMIVRPAQALTLLARFQTLDPGDLLLTGTPGGTALKAPPKAVEKIGALLPPAVKWKAFFKSQARNPHYLHTGDVITATISTADGRIDLGEQRTPVTDAK from the coding sequence ATGAGCACCAACGTCCTGCGCACCGCCGACGGATGGTGGGTCCTCCGCGGCGACCGGGCCGTCCCCGTCGACACCAAGGCCGCGACCACCGCCGAGCTGATCGCCGACCGGGCGGCCGTGCGCGAGGCCGCCCTCTCCGGGGAGGCGGGCACGCCCGTCGCCGACCTGGTCGCCCTCTCGCCGGTGACCACTCCCTGCCGGGTGGTCGCACAGATGGTCAACTACCGCAGCCACGCCCGCGACTCGGGCTTCACCGGCGACATTCCGCCCGCCTTTTTCCGCAAGGCGTCCGGGTCGGTGAGTGGCCCGGGTGAGGCGATCGTCCGCCCGTCGCACGTGAAGTTCCTCGACTACGAGATCGAGCTCGGGCTCGTCATGGGCGCACCCCTGCCCGTCGGCACTGTGGTCGAGGAGCGTGACCTGCCGTCGTATGTCGCCGGGCTGGTGATCACGAACGACGTAAGCGCCCGTGAGGTGCAGCTGACCAAGACGCAGTTCTACGAGAGCAAGTCGTACCCGACCTTCACACCGGCCGGGCCCTACCTGGCGTTGCTGGAGCCCGAGGACTTCGCCCGTTTCCTCGATCTGAGGCTGCGGCTGTCGGTCAACGGCGAGCTGCGTCAGGACCGCACCCTCGCCGACATGATCGTCCGCCCGGCACAGGCGCTGACCTTGCTGGCCCGCTTCCAGACCCTCGACCCCGGCGACCTGCTGCTCACCGGGACCCCCGGCGGCACGGCCCTCAAGGCCCCGCCCAAGGCCGTCGAGAAGATCGGCGCGCTGCTGCCGCCCGCCGTGAAGTGGAAGGCGTTCTTCAAGAGCCAGGCCCGTAACCCGCACTACCTGCACACGGGTGACGTGATCACGGCGACGATCTCGACCGCGGACGGGCGGATCGACCTCGGCGAGCAGCGCACGCCCGTCACGGACGCGAAGTAG
- a CDS encoding bifunctional 3-(3-hydroxy-phenyl)propionate/3-hydroxycinnamic acid hydroxylase encodes MTADQAGPRDTTPAPAPGPAQTDPAPVVIIGAGPVGVTAALLLARRGIRTLILERHRDVYPLPRAVATDDEVRRILQAAGVGEEFDAIARPANGLRLLDARHRVMAEFRRSEHGHHGYPQTSMFDQPELERLLRDALARSPECELRGGVEVTGVVRDPAGPVRVTYRDDDGEHHLWAEAVLGCDGAGSLTRDAIGAAWEDLRFEERWTVIDVRTKADVRCWEGVDQVCDPHRPATFMRVGEDRYRWEFRLQDGQQPVRELIAPWLSPSYDGDFEVVRETQYTFRARVADRWRSGRVFLLGDAAHLTPPFIGQGLCSGLRDAHNLTWKLARVLQQGGDERLLDTYESERKPHARHAIRLAVAMGWAMTGGQDGAAALRRRILAAACRIPGLSAAAGRDLSPPLAAGPLVRRRMRRSLVGTHCPQPWVVGLDGRRSRLDELLGDTFSVLTAAEPWPLLRALAHGLGVPAIPVTDLGDDGTLTAWLRAGRADAVLLRPDRVVMDIVPAGGHGFTDTAAWASLLHTTRSPHPSPRTVEKSLLRSATR; translated from the coding sequence ATGACCGCCGACCAGGCCGGACCCCGGGACACCACACCCGCTCCCGCACCCGGGCCCGCGCAGACAGACCCCGCACCCGTCGTGATCATCGGCGCCGGGCCGGTGGGCGTGACCGCCGCCCTCCTCCTCGCCCGGCGCGGTATCCGCACCCTCATCCTGGAACGCCACCGGGACGTCTACCCGCTCCCGCGTGCCGTCGCCACCGACGACGAGGTGCGCCGCATCCTCCAGGCCGCGGGCGTGGGCGAGGAGTTCGACGCGATCGCCCGCCCCGCGAACGGACTTCGGCTGCTGGACGCCCGCCACCGGGTGATGGCCGAGTTCCGGCGCTCCGAGCACGGCCATCACGGCTACCCGCAGACCAGCATGTTCGACCAGCCCGAGCTGGAGCGACTGCTGCGCGACGCCCTCGCCCGCAGCCCGGAGTGCGAACTGCGGGGTGGTGTCGAGGTCACCGGCGTCGTCAGGGACCCGGCCGGCCCCGTTCGGGTGACCTACCGTGACGACGACGGCGAGCATCATCTGTGGGCCGAGGCGGTCCTCGGCTGCGATGGCGCGGGCAGCCTCACCCGCGACGCGATAGGCGCCGCATGGGAGGACCTGCGGTTCGAGGAACGCTGGACCGTCATCGACGTCCGCACGAAGGCCGACGTCCGCTGCTGGGAAGGCGTCGACCAGGTCTGCGACCCGCACCGGCCGGCGACGTTCATGCGCGTCGGTGAGGACCGCTACCGCTGGGAGTTCCGGCTGCAAGACGGGCAGCAACCGGTCCGCGAACTGATCGCCCCGTGGCTGTCGCCCTCGTACGACGGGGACTTCGAAGTCGTACGGGAGACGCAGTACACCTTCCGGGCGCGGGTGGCCGACCGGTGGCGCAGCGGACGGGTCTTCCTCCTCGGCGACGCCGCCCACCTCACCCCGCCGTTCATCGGGCAGGGACTCTGCTCGGGCCTGCGGGACGCCCACAACCTCACCTGGAAGCTCGCCCGAGTCCTCCAGCAGGGCGGCGACGAGCGGCTGCTGGACACCTACGAGAGCGAGCGCAAGCCACACGCGCGGCACGCGATCCGGCTCGCGGTCGCCATGGGCTGGGCCATGACCGGCGGCCAGGACGGCGCCGCCGCACTGCGCCGCAGGATCCTGGCCGCGGCCTGCCGCATACCCGGCCTCTCGGCGGCGGCGGGCCGCGACCTCAGCCCACCCCTAGCCGCCGGGCCCCTCGTCCGGCGCCGTATGCGCAGGAGCCTCGTGGGCACCCACTGCCCGCAACCGTGGGTGGTGGGACTCGACGGCCGGCGCTCCCGTCTCGACGAACTGCTCGGCGACACCTTCAGCGTCCTGACCGCCGCCGAACCCTGGCCCTTGCTGCGCGCCCTCGCCCACGGGCTCGGCGTCCCGGCGATCCCCGTCACCGACCTCGGTGACGACGGCACCCTCACCGCCTGGCTGCGCGCCGGCCGGGCGGACGCCGTCCTGCTCCGCCCCGACCGCGTCGTCATGGACATCGTCCCAGCCGGGGGCCACGGCTTCACGGACACCGCCGCCTGGGCCTCTCTCCTGCACACCACGCGCAGCCCCCACCCTTCCCCACGGACCGTCGAGAAAAGCCTGCTGAGGAGCGCCACACGATGA